The Amycolatopsis mongoliensis genome includes a window with the following:
- a CDS encoding thioesterase II family protein: MTENPELWLRRYHDADEGAVQLFCLPHAGGSASFYFPMSTGLGRAVEVLSVQYPGRQDRRLEPGIDTIPELADRVAEVLAERTRKPFALFGHSMGATLGFEVATRLEAAGVTPLHLFASGRRAPSCRRDESVHKLDDDGVLAELRKLGGTNAAVLGDDEILRMALPAIRNDYKAAETYVKRPGPKLSTPITVLTGDADPKTTLAEARAWQDHTDGEFELKVFAGGHFFLADHQPEVLRLISTRLAGTFSGHH; encoded by the coding sequence ATGACTGAGAACCCGGAGCTGTGGCTCCGCCGCTACCACGACGCGGACGAGGGTGCCGTCCAGCTCTTCTGCCTGCCGCACGCCGGCGGCTCGGCGAGCTTCTACTTCCCGATGTCCACCGGGCTCGGCCGGGCGGTCGAGGTCCTGTCCGTGCAGTACCCGGGCCGCCAGGACCGCCGGCTGGAGCCGGGCATCGACACCATTCCCGAGCTCGCGGACCGCGTCGCCGAAGTGCTGGCCGAGCGGACGCGCAAGCCGTTCGCGCTGTTCGGCCACAGCATGGGCGCGACGCTCGGGTTCGAGGTCGCCACCCGGCTGGAGGCGGCCGGCGTGACCCCGCTGCACCTGTTCGCGTCCGGCCGGCGGGCGCCCTCCTGCCGCCGGGACGAATCCGTGCACAAGCTCGACGACGACGGCGTGCTCGCCGAACTGCGCAAGCTCGGCGGCACCAACGCGGCCGTGCTGGGCGACGACGAGATCCTGCGGATGGCGCTGCCCGCGATCCGCAACGACTACAAGGCCGCGGAGACCTACGTCAAGCGGCCGGGACCGAAGCTGAGCACGCCGATCACCGTGCTGACCGGCGACGCCGACCCGAAGACCACGCTGGCCGAGGCGCGGGCGTGGCAGGACCACACCGACGGCGAGTTCGAGCTGAAGGTGTTCGCCGGCGGGCACTTCTTCCTCGCCGACCACCAGCCCGAGGTGCTGCGGCTGATCTCCACCCGGCTCGCGGGCACGTTCTCCGGCCACCACTGA